A single window of Fischerella sp. PCC 9605 DNA harbors:
- a CDS encoding class I SAM-dependent methyltransferase family protein, whose amino-acid sequence MPKDWFEWHDLYNTEPRMQQRLQLVRESLSKSLDACPAGIIRVVSVCAGDGRDLLGTLSNHPRSKDVYARLIELNPKLVERGRAAIESAGLGKQIEFINGDATISSNYIGVVPADIVIVCGVFGHLADEAELRSLLRNLSFLCKKGSFIIWTRRYRGRANGISYFENVRKVLREAAFEEVSFKLTLTKDVGVGTHRYLSEGSALPKDQQLFVFFDLPTE is encoded by the coding sequence ATGCCAAAAGACTGGTTTGAATGGCACGACTTATACAACACTGAACCACGAATGCAGCAGCGCTTGCAATTAGTTCGGGAATCTCTTTCTAAGAGCTTAGATGCGTGTCCAGCGGGAATAATCCGTGTAGTTAGCGTTTGCGCGGGTGATGGACGGGATTTACTTGGAACGCTATCAAACCACCCTCGCTCAAAAGATGTGTACGCAAGACTTATTGAGCTAAATCCAAAGCTGGTTGAACGTGGACGAGCAGCCATAGAATCAGCGGGTTTAGGCAAGCAAATTGAGTTTATTAATGGCGATGCAACTATTTCCTCTAACTATATAGGAGTTGTGCCAGCAGATATAGTCATTGTGTGCGGTGTTTTCGGTCATCTAGCTGATGAAGCTGAACTTCGTAGCTTGTTGAGGAACCTTAGCTTCCTTTGTAAAAAAGGTTCTTTTATCATTTGGACTCGCCGATATCGCGGGCGTGCGAACGGTATTTCCTACTTTGAGAATGTCCGTAAAGTTTTGCGTGAAGCTGCTTTTGAGGAAGTTAGCTTCAAGCTCACTCTTACAAAAGACGTGGGAGTAGGTACTCATCGTTATCTTAGTGAAGGTTCGGCTTTACCCAAAGATCAACAGTTATTCGTTTTTTTTGATCTTCCAACTGAATAA
- a CDS encoding iron uptake porin: MISRILSKPLLLSPAVLVASFVLVPSTVIAEESVNNQVQPESVAIPEFSQSNQSNQGQVTSVSQLSDVQPTDWAFQALQSLVERYGCIAGYPNSTYRGNRPMTRYEFAAGLNACLDRVNELIATATSDLVNKADLVTLQELQEEFSGELATLRSRVDALEARTAEIEALQFSTTTKLTGEVIFAVAGVFGEDAADTDDDANNNPDLQDNVILAYRTRLNFDTSFTGKDRLRVRLQGRNITEFRGSVTGTDMTRLGFDGDEDNQIGIDDLYYYFPLGDKVRVTLAAAETEMVDIAVPLSPIINAAYGGISRFARFSPIYRTSGGAGLGINYEFSDRASLALAYMVSDAEDPADKNGLFDGNYGALAQFIFEPIKNLDIGLTYAHSYYAGGGNSGVNLTGSTGSAIARRPFGNVATSADSFGLETSWRVSSQFNVSGWLGYSFAQSEVSNNSADILNYAMTLAFPDLGGKGNLAGITFGMPPKVTESSLEADKDTSLHIEGFYRLQVTDHISITPGLFLITNPEHNDNNDSIFVGTIRTTFKF, encoded by the coding sequence GTGATATCAAGAATATTGTCAAAACCTTTGCTGCTTAGCCCTGCTGTCCTAGTAGCAAGCTTTGTTCTCGTACCCTCAACAGTCATAGCTGAAGAATCAGTCAATAATCAAGTTCAGCCTGAATCTGTTGCGATACCTGAATTTTCTCAAAGCAATCAAAGCAATCAGGGACAAGTTACCTCCGTTTCTCAATTGTCCGATGTACAGCCTACAGACTGGGCATTTCAAGCACTACAATCTCTTGTTGAACGGTATGGTTGTATTGCTGGCTACCCAAACAGCACGTATCGAGGCAATCGACCAATGACGCGATACGAGTTTGCTGCTGGTTTGAATGCTTGTTTAGACCGGGTGAATGAACTTATTGCCACTGCTACAAGTGATTTGGTAAACAAAGCTGATTTAGTCACGCTTCAAGAGCTGCAAGAGGAGTTTTCAGGAGAACTGGCTACCCTGCGTAGTCGTGTAGATGCGCTAGAAGCTCGTACAGCTGAAATAGAAGCTTTGCAGTTTTCTACCACTACAAAACTCACAGGTGAAGTTATCTTTGCAGTAGCTGGTGTTTTTGGTGAGGATGCAGCAGATACAGACGACGATGCAAATAACAACCCAGACTTGCAAGATAATGTCATACTCGCATACCGCACTCGCTTGAATTTTGATACCAGCTTTACTGGTAAAGACCGTTTGAGAGTCCGCTTGCAAGGCAGAAACATAACTGAATTTCGGGGTAGTGTCACAGGTACTGATATGACCCGTTTGGGATTTGATGGTGATGAAGACAACCAAATTGGGATCGATGACCTGTACTATTACTTTCCACTAGGCGATAAGGTGAGAGTCACCCTTGCGGCTGCGGAAACTGAAATGGTTGATATTGCGGTACCGCTAAGTCCTATTATAAACGCTGCTTACGGCGGTATTTCCCGCTTTGCGCGGTTTAGTCCTATTTACCGAACTAGTGGCGGCGCAGGGTTAGGTATTAACTACGAATTTAGCGATCGCGCCAGTCTCGCTTTAGCCTATATGGTTAGTGATGCTGAAGATCCTGCTGATAAAAATGGGCTTTTTGATGGTAACTACGGCGCTTTGGCACAATTCATCTTTGAGCCAATCAAAAATTTAGATATAGGCTTGACCTATGCTCACTCCTATTATGCGGGAGGTGGCAATAGCGGTGTTAACTTAACAGGTAGTACAGGTAGTGCCATTGCTAGAAGACCGTTTGGTAATGTTGCGACTTCAGCAGATTCCTTTGGCTTAGAAACCAGCTGGCGAGTCAGTTCTCAATTTAATGTTTCTGGTTGGTTAGGCTACTCATTTGCACAATCAGAAGTCAGTAATAATAGCGCAGATATCTTAAACTATGCTATGACTCTAGCTTTTCCAGACTTGGGAGGAAAAGGTAATCTAGCTGGGATTACTTTCGGTATGCCGCCAAAAGTTACAGAAAGTAGCCTGGAAGCTGATAAGGATACCTCTTTGCATATTGAAGGTTTTTATCGGTTACAAGTCACAGATCATATCTCTATTACCCCTGGCTTATTTTTAATTACCAATCCAGAACACAACGATAACAACGACAGTATCTTTGTAGGAACAATCCGAACCACTTTTAAGTTTTAG
- a CDS encoding PstS family phosphate ABC transporter substrate-binding protein produces the protein MNNHKLNNQKVIVCKHCGYDANPAKAKHCLECGKPLEFTKPKLKSLGDLLFTPWVIRLGAGLLFVLVSWSIYSLFKSVSDLNNFDSIGVPNSSSSNQNIPSDVKLYNSIKDVPNVPEGTFNYGGGNVFAALTAQGFHEAIAKAHPNFRLRFTEPKDGKPGGKKGIAMLLDGKLSFAIYGASLEDTDYSKAQQRGFGLKQVPISIDALVFFTHPEITIPGLSVNQLQDIYKGKLTNWKQVGGPDLPIVPFARDPKASKSLNEVLGLEADQYSSRVQFVRDTTESIRKVVSTPGGISFGVYALIAGQRTIRPLAIAKANSQEYVQPVIDDGKRINIDAIRDSSYPLSRRVFIVYRKDGTIDQLAGEAYTNMLLSKEGQQFVEKAGFIPVR, from the coding sequence GTGAATAATCATAAACTGAACAATCAAAAGGTTATAGTATGCAAGCATTGTGGTTATGATGCAAATCCTGCTAAGGCTAAACACTGTCTAGAGTGCGGTAAACCCTTAGAGTTCACAAAACCGAAGCTTAAATCTTTAGGAGATTTGCTGTTTACACCTTGGGTAATTAGGCTTGGTGCTGGTCTGCTGTTTGTGCTTGTTAGTTGGTCAATCTACTCTTTGTTCAAAAGTGTTAGCGATCTGAATAATTTCGATAGTATCGGAGTTCCCAACTCCAGTAGCAGCAATCAGAACATTCCCTCTGATGTCAAACTCTACAACTCTATAAAAGATGTGCCGAATGTGCCGGAAGGTACATTTAATTACGGCGGTGGAAACGTATTTGCAGCTCTGACTGCTCAAGGCTTTCACGAAGCCATCGCCAAAGCTCACCCTAATTTTCGCCTCCGCTTCACTGAACCAAAAGATGGTAAACCTGGTGGCAAAAAGGGTATAGCTATGCTGCTCGATGGTAAACTGAGCTTTGCTATATACGGAGCATCTCTTGAGGATACTGATTATAGCAAGGCTCAACAACGGGGCTTTGGGCTAAAGCAAGTGCCAATAAGTATAGATGCGCTTGTCTTCTTTACTCATCCAGAGATTACCATTCCAGGACTTTCAGTTAATCAACTTCAAGATATATATAAAGGAAAACTCACCAACTGGAAGCAGGTGGGGGGACCGGATTTGCCAATAGTTCCTTTCGCTAGAGACCCCAAGGCTTCCAAATCCTTAAATGAGGTTCTTGGGCTAGAAGCTGATCAATACAGTTCCAGAGTGCAGTTTGTCCGTGATACCACTGAATCTATTCGTAAGGTAGTCTCTACTCCCGGAGGGATTTCTTTTGGAGTATATGCACTCATTGCCGGTCAACGAACAATCCGTCCCCTTGCTATTGCTAAAGCAAACTCCCAAGAATATGTGCAACCCGTCATAGATGATGGCAAGCGGATTAATATTGACGCAATCAGAGATAGCTCTTATCCGCTGTCCCGCCGCGTGTTTATTGTGTATCGCAAGGACGGCACAATCGATCAACTAGCTGGGGAAGCTTATACAAATATGTTACTTTCCAAAGAAGGTCAGCAGTTTGTTGAAAAAGCAGGGTTCATTCCCGTGCGCTGA
- a CDS encoding helix-turn-helix domain-containing protein: MQSSNQNTKLKKIAGLRQPEVSKLIRELRQLTTLTQEQLATVLGVAYGTINRWENGHMQPSPLALKQIKAVLEDLGNSPEPELQKRGKDLLVKYFLEAE, from the coding sequence ATGCAATCTTCTAATCAAAACACCAAGCTTAAAAAGATAGCAGGGCTTAGGCAACCAGAAGTGAGCAAATTGATTCGTGAACTTCGACAATTGACAACATTGACTCAGGAGCAACTTGCAACTGTATTAGGCGTTGCTTACGGTACAATCAACCGTTGGGAGAATGGTCATATGCAACCATCTCCACTGGCACTCAAGCAAATTAAAGCAGTGTTAGAAGATTTGGGTAATTCGCCAGAGCCAGAGTTACAGAAACGCGGCAAAGACCTCCTCGTTAAATATTTTTTAGAAGCGGAGTAG
- a CDS encoding PAS domain S-box protein yields the protein MTDPAKATIPEDIFAGGGEMGALMRSLDWSQTPLGSVSQWPQSLKTCVRIMLTSRQPMFVWWGEELINLYNDAYKAIVGGKHPEVLGQPASYVWREIWDQVGPRAESAMLKNEGTYDEALLLIMERNGYPEETYYTFSYSPVPNDQGGTGGIICANTDDTQRIIGERQLALLRELAARTADARTFHEACTLSASCLESNPYDLPFAMIYLVDPDQQRVFLAGTCGIERNHPAVPETVDLDSDSIWPFAEVIRTQKASLVCDLGSYAGSLPTGAWQQQPHQAVAVPIAPSGQTGRAGILVAGLNPFRLFDDNYRGFIELLAAQISASIANAQAYEEERKRAEALAELDRAKTLFFSNVSHEFRTPLTLMLSPLEDVLAVADDTPFATQRQPLEMVHRNGLRLLKLVNTLLDFSRIEAGRIQAVYEPTDLATFTSELASVFRSAIERAGMRLQVDCPPLPEPVYVDREMWEKIVFNLLSNAFKFTFEGKITVSLQSVGERIELSVCDTGIGISIEELPHLFERFYRIKEAQGRTFEGSGIGLSLVEELVKLHGGTVGVKSVLGEGSCFTVSIPTGSSHLPQDRISATRTLASTALGAAPYVEEALRWLPQEGTRDWGLGTRLNSSPIPNPQSPIPRILLADDNSDMRDYVKRLLSQQYEVETVASGVAALAAIRQHKPDLVLTDVMMPLMDGFELLRSLRSDPATREIPIILLSARAGEESRVEGLQAGADDYLIKPFSARELLVRVETNLKMARLRQEAVRREQELRSLSVASQQAAEAANANLENVLASIKDQFLVLDREWRYTYVNKRVVEVTGIRREDLLGKNIWELFADTVGSELYTQAHRAVSDQTPVQFEYFYPRWNRWFENRIYPTDDGVSILVTEITDRKQAQQELQQTLQTLSTLIKASPLPIVVIKPDMIVQLWNPAAERLFGWSETEVLGQPIPVVPEEKQQECRQLRAAVANGEIFAGVETYRRKRDGSTAIVSISAAPLYDESGSVNAIVLIFQDITERQRAQEALQESEARLRLAIKVARLGTWRYDPSTDLIELDERMREIWGVSDDTVRLPLPIVIERIHPDDRTRVAIAVSTALDPRLSGTYDIEYRIVWSDGSERWVSANGQAQFEGEGISRHPVGFIGTALDITDRKIAETTLRQSEERYRYLAESIPQLVWTADANGMLTDVNQRWLEFTGLTLAQAQTEGWQAIVHPDDVPTLSQNWAAAQQAGINYRDEGRIRRADGAYRWHLHQAVPLKNAQDQAIKWFGTATDIENQKQLDQQRQRLLEQEQAARAEAETANRIKDEFLAVLSHELRSPLNPILGWSKLLLNGKLDATKATQALQTIERNAKLQAQLIEDLLDVSRILRGKLRLEMTPVNLVSTIAAALETVQLAAQAKSIQIQTVFDPNIGPVLGDSARLQQVIWNLLTNAVKFTESGGRVEVRLEVVMEQGAMGKGQGARGIGKISTSIPNPQSPIANYAQITVSDTGKGIHPEFLPHVFEYFRQEDGATTRKFGGLGLGLAIVRHLVELHGGTVRADSPGEGQGATFTVCLPLLKDDKSTKDEDKSFLPTPDGLPLTGVRVLVVDDEADTRELIAFILEEAGGSVIRAVSALEALQAIAQTKPDVLVSDIGMPDMDGYMLMRQIRAMSPEQNSQILAIALTAYAGEMNYQQALAAGFQHHIAKPVDPDRLVQAITSLLDVKPIRRR from the coding sequence GTGACTGACCCAGCAAAAGCAACTATCCCTGAGGATATTTTTGCAGGTGGTGGTGAGATGGGTGCGCTGATGCGATCGCTCGACTGGTCACAAACGCCTTTGGGTTCAGTATCACAATGGCCGCAGAGCCTGAAGACTTGCGTGCGAATTATGCTAACCTCGCGTCAACCCATGTTTGTCTGGTGGGGCGAGGAACTCATTAACCTTTACAATGACGCTTACAAGGCGATTGTCGGTGGCAAACATCCGGAAGTCCTTGGGCAGCCAGCTTCCTATGTGTGGCGGGAAATATGGGATCAGGTTGGCCCTCGGGCAGAATCAGCGATGCTGAAGAATGAGGGTACCTACGACGAAGCGTTGCTGCTGATCATGGAGCGCAACGGCTACCCAGAGGAAACCTATTACACATTTTCCTATAGCCCAGTTCCTAATGACCAAGGCGGCACAGGTGGCATTATCTGCGCCAACACAGACGACACACAGCGCATCATTGGTGAGCGTCAGTTGGCACTGTTGCGGGAACTGGCGGCTAGGACGGCAGACGCGCGCACATTTCATGAAGCCTGCACGCTAAGTGCCAGTTGTTTGGAAAGCAACCCTTACGATCTACCCTTCGCGATGATTTATCTGGTCGATCCAGATCAGCAGCGTGTTTTTCTGGCTGGGACATGCGGCATTGAACGGAACCACCCGGCAGTTCCAGAAACAGTCGATCTCGATTCTGACTCGATTTGGCCCTTTGCGGAAGTCATCAGAACGCAGAAAGCAAGCCTGGTTTGTGATTTAGGATCCTATGCAGGCAGCCTGCCGACAGGTGCTTGGCAGCAGCAACCGCATCAGGCGGTAGCAGTGCCGATTGCACCATCCGGACAGACGGGAAGAGCTGGTATATTAGTAGCTGGTTTGAACCCGTTTAGGCTGTTTGACGATAACTATAGAGGATTCATCGAGCTGCTTGCGGCTCAGATATCGGCTAGCATCGCCAATGCTCAGGCATACGAGGAAGAACGCAAACGCGCCGAAGCATTAGCAGAACTCGATCGCGCCAAAACCCTGTTCTTCAGTAATGTGTCGCATGAATTTCGCACACCCCTGACACTGATGCTCAGTCCTTTAGAGGACGTGCTGGCGGTTGCTGATGATACCCCGTTTGCCACGCAACGGCAGCCGTTAGAAATGGTACATCGCAATGGTTTGCGCTTGCTCAAGCTAGTTAATACCTTACTCGATTTCTCCCGAATTGAAGCTGGACGGATTCAGGCAGTTTACGAACCAACCGATTTAGCAACCTTTACTAGTGAGTTAGCTAGTGTTTTTCGCTCTGCCATCGAACGGGCAGGTATGCGTTTACAAGTCGATTGTCCCCCACTTCCCGAACCAGTGTATGTAGACCGGGAAATGTGGGAAAAAATTGTGTTTAACTTGCTCTCCAATGCCTTTAAGTTTACCTTTGAGGGCAAAATTACTGTCAGCTTGCAATCTGTGGGCGAACGCATCGAACTTTCAGTTTGCGACACGGGTATCGGTATTTCCATTGAAGAGCTACCTCATTTATTTGAACGGTTCTATCGCATCAAAGAGGCTCAGGGACGCACGTTTGAAGGATCGGGAATTGGGTTGTCACTGGTAGAGGAATTAGTGAAACTGCATGGTGGGACAGTCGGAGTCAAGAGCGTGCTTGGCGAAGGTAGTTGCTTTACTGTGTCTATTCCCACAGGATCTTCTCATCTGCCACAAGACCGGATTAGCGCCACTCGGACGTTAGCGTCCACTGCACTAGGAGCCGCTCCTTACGTAGAAGAAGCTTTGCGCTGGCTGCCGCAGGAAGGGACTAGGGACTGGGGACTAGGAACTAGATTAAATTCTTCCCCAATCCCCAATCCCCAATCCCCAATACCCCGCATTCTCCTGGCTGACGACAATTCAGATATGCGCGATTATGTCAAGCGGTTGTTAAGTCAGCAATATGAGGTGGAAACAGTCGCTTCGGGGGTGGCTGCATTAGCTGCCATTCGTCAGCACAAGCCGGATCTGGTCTTGACCGATGTGATGATGCCGCTGATGGATGGATTTGAGTTGCTGCGATCGCTGCGTTCCGATCCGGCTACGAGAGAAATTCCCATTATTCTCTTATCTGCCCGCGCGGGGGAAGAGTCGCGAGTAGAAGGACTCCAAGCAGGAGCTGATGATTATTTGATCAAGCCATTCTCGGCGCGGGAACTGCTGGTACGAGTCGAGACGAACTTGAAGATGGCTCGATTGCGACAGGAAGCAGTACGGCGCGAACAAGAGCTGCGATCGCTCAGCGTTGCGTCACAACAGGCGGCTGAAGCTGCCAACGCAAATCTAGAGAACGTTTTAGCTAGCATCAAGGATCAGTTTTTAGTCCTGGATCGCGAATGGCGCTACACCTATGTCAACAAGCGGGTAGTGGAAGTAACAGGAATACGTAGAGAAGACCTGCTCGGCAAAAATATCTGGGAATTGTTTGCTGATACCGTAGGCAGTGAATTATACACCCAAGCGCATCGGGCTGTATCCGATCAAACACCCGTGCAATTTGAGTATTTCTATCCACGCTGGAATCGCTGGTTTGAGAACCGCATTTACCCCACTGACGATGGAGTATCGATTCTAGTTACAGAAATCACCGATCGCAAACAAGCACAACAGGAACTCCAGCAAACCTTACAAACCCTGAGTACGCTCATTAAAGCTTCCCCACTGCCGATCGTTGTCATTAAACCCGATATGATTGTACAGCTTTGGAATCCGGCGGCAGAGCGGTTATTTGGTTGGAGTGAAACCGAGGTTTTGGGTCAACCGATTCCCGTTGTTCCAGAGGAGAAACAACAGGAGTGCCGTCAGCTTCGAGCAGCGGTGGCTAATGGAGAAATCTTTGCTGGCGTGGAAACCTATCGCCGTAAGCGTGATGGTTCAACGGCAATCGTCAGTATTTCGGCGGCTCCACTCTACGATGAATCTGGCAGCGTGAATGCGATCGTGCTGATTTTTCAAGATATCACCGAGCGCCAACGGGCACAAGAAGCGTTGCAGGAGAGCGAGGCGCGCCTACGGCTCGCCATCAAGGTGGCTCGGCTTGGTACTTGGCGCTACGACCCCAGCACAGACCTCATCGAACTAGACGAGCGGATGCGCGAGATTTGGGGCGTGTCGGATGACACGGTGAGGCTCCCTCTACCGATAGTAATAGAGCGCATACACCCCGACGATCGGACGCGTGTAGCGATCGCCGTCAGCACTGCACTCGATCCCAGGTTGTCAGGTACTTACGACATTGAATACCGCATCGTTTGGTCTGACGGAAGCGAGCGATGGGTTTCTGCCAACGGGCAGGCACAATTCGAGGGAGAGGGGATTTCCCGACATCCGGTAGGGTTTATCGGAACTGCACTCGACATCACGGATCGCAAAATTGCCGAAACAACGCTGCGGCAAAGTGAAGAACGCTATCGATATTTGGCAGAATCGATTCCGCAACTGGTGTGGACTGCCGATGCCAATGGAATGCTCACCGATGTCAATCAACGCTGGTTAGAGTTCACCGGGTTAACCCTTGCCCAAGCTCAAACCGAAGGCTGGCAAGCGATCGTCCATCCTGATGATGTACCGACTCTCAGCCAGAATTGGGCAGCAGCGCAACAAGCGGGTATAAATTATCGAGATGAAGGTCGGATACGACGAGCAGATGGAGCCTATCGCTGGCATTTGCACCAAGCTGTACCGCTGAAAAATGCACAGGATCAAGCGATCAAATGGTTTGGCACAGCAACGGATATCGAAAATCAAAAACAACTCGACCAACAGCGCCAGCGGCTGCTAGAGCAAGAGCAAGCCGCCCGTGCCGAAGCTGAAACTGCCAACCGGATCAAAGATGAATTTTTAGCGGTGCTGTCTCACGAGTTGCGATCGCCCCTCAATCCGATCTTGGGTTGGTCTAAGTTACTCCTTAACGGTAAGTTGGATGCAACAAAAGCGACTCAGGCACTACAAACAATCGAGCGCAATGCCAAACTCCAGGCACAACTGATAGAGGATTTGCTCGATGTCTCTCGCATCCTACGTGGCAAACTTCGCCTAGAAATGACTCCTGTGAATTTGGTATCGACAATTGCAGCTGCACTCGAAACCGTGCAGTTGGCGGCCCAAGCCAAGTCAATTCAAATTCAGACAGTGTTTGATCCAAATATCGGGCCTGTTTTGGGAGATTCTGCTCGTTTACAGCAAGTGATTTGGAATCTGCTTACCAACGCCGTGAAATTTACTGAGTCCGGCGGACGGGTTGAGGTGCGCCTAGAAGTGGTAATGGAGCAAGGGGCAATGGGCAAAGGGCAAGGGGCAAGGGGCATAGGAAAAATCAGTACTTCAATTCCCAATCCCCAATCCCCGATCGCTAACTATGCCCAAATCACTGTTAGCGACACGGGCAAAGGCATTCATCCTGAATTTTTGCCGCATGTATTTGAGTATTTCCGTCAGGAAGATGGTGCAACCACCCGCAAGTTTGGTGGACTGGGGTTAGGGCTGGCGATCGTTCGGCACTTGGTCGAACTGCACGGTGGTACTGTGCGAGCTGACAGTCCAGGGGAAGGGCAAGGAGCGACTTTCACTGTCTGTTTGCCGCTTTTAAAGGACGACAAAAGCACAAAAGATGAAGATAAATCCTTTCTCCCCACACCTGATGGCTTACCCCTAACAGGCGTACGGGTGCTTGTAGTCGATGATGAGGCAGACACCAGAGAGTTAATAGCTTTCATTTTGGAAGAGGCTGGAGGGAGCGTCATCAGAGCAGTTTCTGCACTTGAAGCACTCCAAGCGATCGCACAGACTAAACCCGATGTGCTAGTAAGTGACATTGGTATGCCCGACATGGACGGCTACATGCTAATGCGGCAAATTCGGGCCATGTCACCAGAGCAAAATAGTCAGATTTTGGCGATCGCTCTTACTGCTTACGCTGGGGAAATGAATTACCAACAGGCGCTTGCCGCAGGATTTCAACATCATATCGCCAAGCCAGTAGATCCTGATCGCTTAGTACAAGCTATCACCAGTCTTCTAGATGTAAAGCCGATAAGACGGAGATAG
- a CDS encoding helix-turn-helix domain-containing protein — protein sequence MPIEVRLKQLREAKGLSQNALARELEMSLANIQKIEYGKAKSIPLDTLEKICLVLNCEIGDLLVLVKSELLTNSVYDQPNNT from the coding sequence ATGCCTATAGAAGTCAGACTAAAGCAGTTAAGAGAAGCCAAGGGCTTGTCTCAAAATGCATTGGCGCGAGAACTAGAGATGTCGCTTGCTAATATCCAGAAAATTGAATATGGCAAAGCAAAATCTATCCCACTTGATACCTTGGAGAAGATTTGCCTAGTGCTTAATTGTGAAATTGGCGATTTATTGGTGCTTGTCAAATCAGAATTGCTCACCAATAGCGTTTACGACCAACCAAACAACACATAG
- a CDS encoding cobyrinate a,c-diamide synthase, whose product MALIIAGERSGVGKTTVTLTLLASLCRWAKQVQSFKVGPDYIDPMFHQQVTGRACRNLDPVLTSESYVQQCFVYHTRQCEYALVEGVMGLFDGVTLRGGEGESGRMEERNSYFPPSPHLSIPHSSFASTAHIARLLDLPVVLVIDCSRLSGSAAAIAHGYRCFDPRIKIVGAILNRVGSDRHLQLLKDSLEPLQLPILGVLRRQDNITIPDRHLGLVPTAELPQFNALIDRLADLGDACFDWGKLLPLLKSEVTSIHSLSPSPPLPLSPSPLRVAVARDCAFNFYYQDNLDLLQQLGAELVFWSPLEDAGLPEGVQGMYFGGGFPEVFAQQLAENTYAFAAVKTAILAGMPTIAECGGLMYLCEQIIDFEGKPWSMVGVLPTTAVMSGCLTLGYRHAVALQSSLLVSVGTTVYGHEFHRSYLISNSHQPLFKTYRYDTGESTGYEGWGGNFISPLALVNKERKDSLPFQEESGVAIADQVSFNTAGSYSSPFQGELGGSNLNLHASYIHLHWGASPEIPQRFLEHCLGFAVSLY is encoded by the coding sequence ATGGCTTTAATTATTGCTGGAGAACGCAGCGGGGTGGGTAAGACTACTGTCACACTCACCCTGTTGGCGTCTTTATGTCGGTGGGCAAAGCAAGTTCAATCTTTTAAGGTTGGGCCAGATTACATAGATCCAATGTTTCATCAGCAAGTAACTGGACGTGCTTGTCGTAATTTAGACCCAGTACTAACATCTGAATCGTACGTACAGCAGTGTTTTGTCTATCACACTCGACAATGTGAATATGCCCTCGTGGAAGGAGTGATGGGGCTATTTGATGGAGTGACCCTAAGAGGGGGAGAGGGGGAGAGTGGGAGAATGGAAGAAAGAAATTCTTATTTCCCCCCATCACCCCATCTCTCTATCCCCCACTCCTCTTTCGCCAGTACTGCTCACATAGCGCGGCTGTTGGATTTGCCTGTAGTATTGGTGATTGATTGCAGTCGCTTGTCTGGTTCTGCGGCAGCGATCGCCCACGGTTATCGCTGCTTTGATCCTAGAATTAAAATAGTCGGTGCGATCCTAAATCGTGTGGGAAGCGATCGCCACCTGCAATTGCTCAAAGATTCTCTCGAACCCCTACAATTACCTATTCTCGGTGTATTGCGACGACAAGATAACATTACCATTCCCGATCGCCATCTCGGTTTAGTACCCACAGCAGAACTCCCTCAATTCAATGCTTTGATTGACCGACTCGCCGATCTAGGGGATGCTTGCTTTGACTGGGGAAAATTGTTACCCCTGCTGAAATCAGAAGTCACAAGTATTCACTCCCTCTCCCCCTCTCCCCCTCTCCCCCTCTCCCCCTCTCCCCTTCGAGTGGCAGTTGCCCGCGATTGCGCTTTTAATTTCTACTACCAAGACAATCTCGATTTGTTACAACAACTAGGGGCAGAGTTGGTTTTCTGGAGTCCCTTGGAAGATGCTGGACTGCCAGAAGGGGTGCAGGGAATGTATTTCGGCGGTGGTTTTCCGGAAGTTTTTGCCCAACAACTTGCGGAAAATACGTATGCTTTTGCAGCAGTTAAAACAGCTATTCTTGCGGGTATGCCCACCATCGCCGAGTGTGGTGGGTTAATGTATTTGTGCGAGCAAATAATCGATTTTGAAGGTAAACCTTGGTCGATGGTAGGAGTGTTACCCACAACAGCGGTGATGAGTGGGTGTCTGACTTTAGGATATCGTCACGCCGTTGCCTTGCAAAGTAGTTTGTTAGTCAGTGTAGGAACAACAGTTTATGGGCATGAGTTCCATCGTTCCTATTTAATCTCAAATTCCCATCAGCCGCTGTTTAAAACTTATCGTTACGATACCGGAGAATCTACAGGGTATGAGGGATGGGGAGGTAATTTCATCTCTCCCTTAGCCCTGGTTAACAAGGAGAGAAAAGATAGTCTACCTTTTCAAGAAGAAAGTGGAGTGGCGATCGCCGACCAAGTAAGCTTTAATACAGCAGGAAGCTATAGCTCTCCTTTTCAAGGGGAGTTGGGGGGATCTAACCTCAATCTTCACGCTTCTTATATTCACTTGCATTGGGGAGCAAGTCCAGAAATTCCACAGCGGTTCTTAGAGCATTGCCTTGGTTTTGCCGTTAGTCTTTATTGA